One part of the Sorangiineae bacterium MSr11954 genome encodes these proteins:
- a CDS encoding AraC family transcriptional regulator, with protein sequence MKGIDVAGRAAAASENFEALARAARESAPGETRANGMRVFVWQPEGITGVNVMRIENNATLAATYTDRHTIGVIYDGALDWWYRRETTTLRGGALKLKEPGEVHRDRRIHAPFTMQEATFSREAIEEASAALGHSAVVSFQRVAPGTCARATRLAFAMHDALAGTASVLEVQVRVAETLAEVLATCTEKRLAPEAPRAIVRVREYLHDAFTDKIGLDELAVHVGLNKYCLVRAFRAEFGIPPYEYLTQIRVARARELLALGCSAAQVAQAVGLYDESQLHRHFRRIVGISPGRYARALSAKG encoded by the coding sequence GTGAAGGGGATCGACGTCGCGGGCCGCGCTGCCGCTGCCAGTGAAAATTTCGAAGCGCTCGCGAGGGCGGCGCGTGAGAGTGCGCCAGGGGAGACGCGGGCGAATGGAATGCGCGTCTTCGTCTGGCAGCCCGAAGGCATCACCGGTGTGAACGTGATGCGAATCGAGAACAACGCCACATTGGCGGCGACCTATACGGATCGTCACACGATTGGCGTGATCTACGATGGCGCTTTGGATTGGTGGTACCGCCGCGAAACGACGACCCTTCGTGGGGGAGCTCTCAAGCTCAAAGAACCGGGCGAGGTGCACCGCGATCGACGCATTCATGCGCCGTTCACCATGCAGGAGGCGACGTTCAGCCGCGAGGCGATCGAGGAGGCCTCCGCCGCCCTCGGGCATTCCGCCGTCGTTTCGTTCCAACGCGTCGCCCCGGGGACCTGCGCCCGAGCCACCCGCCTCGCCTTTGCCATGCACGACGCGCTCGCCGGTACCGCTTCGGTGCTGGAAGTGCAGGTGCGCGTGGCGGAGACTTTGGCCGAGGTTCTTGCCACGTGCACCGAAAAGCGGCTGGCGCCGGAGGCTCCGCGCGCGATCGTCCGCGTGCGCGAATATTTGCACGACGCCTTCACCGACAAGATCGGGCTCGACGAACTGGCGGTGCACGTGGGGTTGAACAAATATTGTCTGGTGCGAGCGTTTCGAGCCGAATTTGGGATTCCACCGTATGAATATTTGACGCAAATACGAGTTGCGCGGGCGCGCGAGCTTTTGGCCCTCGGTTGCAGCGCCGCGCAGGTCGCGCAGGCCGTCGGCCTCTATGACGAAAGCCAGCTGCATCGTCATTTTCGCCGCATCGTCGGGATTTCTCCTGGACGGTATGCGCGGGCGCTATCGGCCAAAGGGTGA
- a CDS encoding carboxypeptidase-like regulatory domain-containing protein — MRLWPIIAWLGMAPMMACASEASPGAPAEQDESELGKIGRFATMSGVITNLDTKVAVPGVTVDAGLGNHRAVTDARGAWTIARLPKLVPFTPTLSADDFVTITLQEYILLGDFDRGGFELAPAARATASRGRLPDYDPAKGVQHFTLINTGNCSDPSGATIVLPPGSSARVKYFKEGRLSDAPSISANEDPQVYFYNVDLDKAFDYELVHPTCKLVPFPVKMGNVIYTGAMKVEAGGRLDGALHGSFSRIFVR, encoded by the coding sequence ATGCGACTTTGGCCTATCATCGCATGGCTCGGCATGGCTCCCATGATGGCGTGCGCCTCGGAGGCGTCCCCCGGTGCGCCGGCGGAGCAAGACGAGTCCGAGCTCGGGAAAATCGGTCGTTTCGCGACCATGTCGGGGGTCATTACCAATCTCGACACCAAAGTCGCCGTTCCCGGGGTCACCGTGGACGCGGGCTTGGGAAACCACAGGGCCGTCACCGATGCCCGGGGAGCATGGACGATCGCGCGTTTGCCCAAGCTCGTACCGTTTACGCCCACGCTCTCGGCCGATGATTTCGTGACGATCACCTTGCAGGAGTACATTCTTTTGGGTGATTTCGATCGCGGTGGTTTCGAGCTGGCGCCGGCCGCGCGTGCGACAGCCAGCCGCGGTCGCCTTCCGGATTACGATCCGGCCAAGGGCGTCCAGCACTTTACACTCATCAACACTGGGAATTGCTCCGATCCGAGCGGCGCCACCATCGTCCTCCCTCCCGGCAGCTCGGCGCGCGTCAAATACTTCAAAGAAGGACGCCTCAGCGACGCGCCCTCGATTTCGGCCAACGAGGATCCGCAAGTTTATTTTTACAACGTCGACCTCGACAAGGCGTTCGACTACGAGCTCGTCCACCCCACCTGCAAGCTCGTTCCGTTCCCCGTAAAAATGGGCAATGTCATTTACACGGGCGCGATGAAGGTCGAAGCCGGCGGACGGCTCGACGGCGCACTCCATGGATCCTTCTCGCGCATCTTCGTGAGGTAG
- a CDS encoding helix-turn-helix domain-containing protein, which translates to MPKSARFSATAHTVAVVAFEGISPFHLSVPCMVFGDDLARLGVPRYRLRICGERAGRMATLSGFDIHVQDDLSALVEADTVIVPAWRDPDERPPEALLKALRKAHARGARIAGLCLGAFVLAEAGLLDGRTASTHWVWAEDFARKYPRVALDQKVLYVDDGDILTSAGTAAAIDCCIHLLRRDHGAEVANRVARRMVVAPHRHGGQAQYIEQPLPETGGSDRLAVTLDWAIEHLEQPLSLDVLANKAAMSRRNFTRRFKSKTGTTVSRWLLNHRLASAQRLLETSDKAIDRIAEIVGFGSTVSLRQHFTSAFSVSPAAYRKQFRLTNELPSSELPRAAPRAR; encoded by the coding sequence ATGCCGAAGTCAGCCCGATTTTCCGCGACGGCGCACACGGTGGCGGTGGTCGCCTTCGAGGGCATCAGTCCTTTCCACCTCTCCGTGCCTTGCATGGTGTTCGGCGACGATCTGGCCAGGCTGGGTGTGCCGCGTTATCGCCTGCGGATATGTGGCGAGAGGGCGGGCCGCATGGCGACCCTGTCCGGATTCGATATCCACGTGCAGGACGATCTGTCGGCGCTGGTAGAAGCCGATACCGTGATCGTGCCGGCCTGGCGAGATCCGGACGAACGCCCACCCGAAGCACTGCTGAAGGCGTTGCGCAAGGCGCACGCGCGCGGCGCCAGGATCGCCGGCTTGTGCCTGGGGGCTTTCGTTTTGGCCGAAGCCGGCTTGCTGGATGGCCGCACGGCGTCGACCCATTGGGTGTGGGCGGAGGACTTTGCTCGCAAGTACCCGCGGGTGGCGTTGGATCAAAAAGTACTTTACGTGGACGACGGCGATATCCTGACTTCGGCCGGCACCGCGGCGGCCATCGACTGCTGCATCCATTTGCTCCGCCGTGACCATGGCGCCGAAGTGGCAAACCGCGTCGCGCGCCGCATGGTCGTGGCGCCGCATCGCCACGGCGGCCAGGCGCAATACATCGAGCAACCCTTGCCCGAAACCGGCGGCAGCGATCGGCTTGCCGTCACCCTCGACTGGGCCATCGAACACCTCGAGCAGCCGCTTTCCCTGGACGTGCTGGCGAACAAAGCCGCGATGAGCCGGCGCAACTTCACCCGGCGCTTCAAGTCGAAGACCGGAACCACGGTCTCGCGATGGCTGTTGAACCACCGGCTGGCTTCCGCGCAGCGATTGCTGGAGACCAGCGACAAGGCCATCGACCGCATCGCCGAGATCGTCGGTTTCGGCTCCACCGTGTCGCTGCGCCAGCATTTCACGTCTGCGTTTTCGGTCTCCCCCGCGGCTTATCGCAAGCAGTTCAGGCTCACGAACGAGCTCCCGAGCTCCGAGCTGCCAAGAGCGGCACCACGAGCGCGCTGA
- a CDS encoding cupin domain-containing protein, which yields MKTASAILLSLNLISFPAADLKWVELPGTGGIKYANVRGNLTGKGPYEAFVLFPAGKDNPFHVHSHNLPTVVLKGTFYAVIDGKRVEYPAGSFYDLPAKLPHFSGCNKGEDCLLFQYQADHFDLVPVGQKK from the coding sequence ATGAAAACCGCATCTGCCATCCTGCTTTCCCTCAATCTCATCTCGTTTCCCGCGGCCGACTTGAAGTGGGTCGAGCTCCCCGGCACGGGCGGAATCAAATACGCCAATGTCCGCGGCAACCTTACCGGCAAAGGTCCGTACGAAGCATTCGTTCTATTTCCAGCGGGCAAAGACAATCCGTTTCACGTTCATTCGCACAACCTGCCGACGGTGGTGCTGAAAGGGACGTTCTACGCCGTCATCGACGGTAAGCGCGTGGAGTATCCCGCCGGCTCGTTCTACGATCTGCCGGCCAAGCTCCCTCATTTCAGCGGCTGCAACAAAGGCGAAGATTGCCTGCTGTTCCAATATCAGGCCGATCACTTCGATCTCGTTCCGGTGGGTCAAAAGAAATGA
- a CDS encoding NAD(P)H-binding protein, producing MILITGAAGTIGRELVKELRAARIPVRAMTRNPAKARAALGEELELVRGDFTDSRSLASALPNVRALFLLTAAGPWVADHDAAMLRAVKGTSVQKIVKMSAFGAGTAPLASSRWHEPGERGVMESGLAWTVLRPAGFASNAQAWVPAIRAGDAIELATGDGRHAVVDPRDVAAVAARALATDTHDGSIYELTGPEPLTAAEQIATLGRALGRSIATRDVTPEMAADRMREAGTPAAFADAVREGYAYVRAGNAASQSDAVERILGRAPRSFEVWVRDHLPLLR from the coding sequence ATGATCTTGATCACGGGTGCCGCCGGCACCATCGGTCGCGAGCTCGTCAAGGAGCTTCGCGCGGCTCGTATTCCCGTGCGCGCGATGACGCGGAATCCCGCAAAAGCGCGCGCCGCGCTCGGTGAGGAGCTCGAGCTCGTTCGCGGTGATTTCACCGATTCGAGGTCGCTCGCGTCCGCGCTGCCGAATGTTCGCGCGTTGTTTCTACTCACGGCGGCAGGCCCCTGGGTCGCCGATCACGACGCGGCCATGCTGCGCGCCGTGAAGGGTACGAGCGTCCAAAAAATCGTGAAGATGTCCGCGTTCGGTGCGGGCACGGCGCCGCTGGCTTCCTCACGATGGCACGAGCCAGGCGAACGAGGCGTGATGGAATCGGGGCTCGCGTGGACGGTTCTGCGCCCGGCGGGGTTTGCGTCCAATGCGCAGGCGTGGGTTCCAGCCATTCGAGCGGGGGACGCCATCGAGCTCGCCACGGGCGATGGACGACACGCCGTGGTCGATCCACGCGATGTGGCCGCCGTCGCGGCGCGCGCCCTCGCAACAGATACCCACGATGGATCGATCTACGAGCTCACGGGGCCTGAACCGCTCACCGCCGCCGAGCAGATCGCGACGCTCGGGCGCGCGCTGGGACGATCCATTGCGACGCGCGATGTGACACCGGAGATGGCCGCCGATCGCATGCGCGAAGCCGGCACCCCCGCAGCCTTCGCCGACGCTGTACGCGAAGGCTATGCGTACGTGCGCGCGGGAAACGCAGCGAGCCAGAGTGACGCCGTCGAACGCATACTTGGTCGCGCCCCGCGATCGTTCGAGGTATGGGTCCGCGATCACCTGCCGCTGCTTCGCTGA
- a CDS encoding AraC family transcriptional regulator has protein sequence MHATGTPSAITAARSRVTTGESVERSLVPAVALEPWIADVRVMSVAASPERVMTRLPSGTTSLVLCARPGRVAELVVAGPNLHASYKRASSVPLYARFTFRPGAARSFFDLAVHELAGRIVPIGDLWRDGVDALHGGLARSDGTFDDVVRILEAALVARLHAYRVDVSRSLLAGRAVRAIDAGALDRGSMRALAAQLGVSERHLRQVFLEAMGIPPKRYARIARIRRVVARAGTASWAQLAIEMGFYDQAHLHAEFSELLGITPRAFLTTLAAKAQLLKGSRTVGSDGEESR, from the coding sequence ATGCATGCCACGGGCACCCCGAGTGCCATCACCGCCGCCCGCTCCCGAGTCACCACCGGAGAGTCCGTCGAGCGAAGCCTCGTGCCCGCCGTAGCGCTCGAGCCATGGATCGCGGACGTCCGCGTCATGTCCGTGGCTGCTTCACCCGAGCGCGTGATGACCCGCTTGCCGAGTGGGACCACGTCGCTCGTGCTCTGCGCGCGCCCCGGTCGCGTTGCCGAGCTCGTGGTCGCCGGTCCCAATTTGCATGCATCTTACAAACGAGCATCGTCGGTGCCGCTCTATGCTCGCTTCACATTTCGGCCTGGGGCCGCGCGCTCGTTCTTCGATCTGGCGGTGCACGAGCTCGCAGGACGCATCGTTCCCATCGGTGATCTCTGGCGGGACGGCGTCGATGCCTTGCACGGCGGGCTCGCGCGCTCGGACGGCACGTTCGACGATGTCGTTCGCATTCTGGAAGCAGCGTTGGTCGCGCGGCTCCACGCGTACCGCGTCGATGTCTCGCGCAGCCTGCTCGCGGGCCGCGCGGTGCGCGCCATCGATGCCGGCGCTCTGGACCGGGGGTCGATGCGCGCGTTGGCCGCCCAGCTTGGCGTGAGCGAACGTCATCTTCGGCAGGTGTTCCTCGAAGCGATGGGCATCCCGCCGAAGCGATACGCCCGGATCGCACGCATTCGCCGCGTGGTTGCCAGGGCGGGCACGGCGAGCTGGGCCCAGCTCGCGATCGAGATGGGATTTTACGATCAGGCGCATCTCCACGCCGAGTTCTCGGAGCTGCTCGGGATCACGCCGCGCGCGTTTCTCACGACCCTCGCTGCAAAGGCGCAGCTCCTGAAAGGATCGCGCACCGTCGGCAGCGACGGAGAGGAGTCCAGGTGA
- a CDS encoding 4-oxalocrotonate tautomerase family protein translates to MPVAYLDVPAGADLDTKRDLVKDLYAALHEVYPFPDDTRIFLREWPLGSMSQNGNLGSEPARPVFIMHVPRGGDPDAKRKMLKKVSEAVTNAYQLPAFITFMHEHSLDVVAVEGNLLADDQRRVEDQRNAYPAAGE, encoded by the coding sequence ATGCCAGTCGCATACCTCGACGTTCCTGCCGGTGCGGATCTCGATACGAAAAGGGACCTCGTAAAAGACCTCTACGCAGCTCTTCACGAGGTGTACCCCTTCCCCGACGACACGCGGATCTTCCTGCGCGAGTGGCCGCTCGGCAGCATGAGCCAAAATGGCAACCTCGGCTCGGAACCGGCCCGGCCCGTGTTCATCATGCACGTCCCCCGGGGAGGCGATCCCGATGCCAAGCGCAAGATGCTCAAGAAGGTCAGCGAGGCGGTCACCAACGCCTACCAACTTCCGGCCTTCATCACCTTCATGCACGAGCATTCGCTCGACGTCGTGGCGGTCGAGGGAAACCTGCTCGCGGACGACCAACGGCGGGTCGAAGATCAACGAAACGCTTACCCCGCCGCTGGCGAGTAA
- a CDS encoding winged helix-turn-helix transcriptional regulator gives MKSYGQYCGVARGLDVIGDRWVLLIVRELLDGPRRYSELAYGLPGIATNLLAERLRTMQENGLVIGTDDDRYQLTEWGESLRGVLSAIGGWARPMMDRMAEGDVFRSHWIAHPIRDMFPGTDPARPELTIELRCGEEPMTLRSTKGRVSVHPGSATAPDLVLTGPPDAAFGLLARRIKPAEAKARGLAITGDVRLLGRLTTGLALPVRVESRAKRT, from the coding sequence ATGAAGTCGTATGGCCAGTACTGTGGGGTGGCCCGAGGGCTCGACGTCATCGGCGACCGTTGGGTCCTCTTGATCGTGCGAGAGCTCCTCGACGGCCCTCGCCGCTACAGCGAGCTGGCCTATGGGCTCCCGGGAATCGCCACCAACCTGCTCGCCGAAAGGCTGCGCACGATGCAGGAGAACGGGCTGGTGATTGGCACCGACGACGACCGCTACCAGCTCACCGAGTGGGGGGAGAGCCTGCGGGGGGTGCTCTCCGCCATCGGCGGGTGGGCGAGGCCCATGATGGACCGGATGGCGGAAGGAGACGTATTTCGCAGCCACTGGATTGCGCACCCCATCCGGGACATGTTTCCGGGCACCGATCCGGCGCGTCCGGAGCTGACCATCGAGTTGCGTTGCGGCGAAGAACCCATGACGCTCCGTTCCACCAAAGGCCGAGTGAGCGTGCACCCCGGCTCCGCCACCGCCCCCGATCTCGTCCTGACCGGACCGCCCGATGCAGCCTTCGGGCTGCTCGCGCGCCGCATCAAGCCTGCCGAGGCCAAAGCCCGCGGGTTGGCCATCACCGGTGACGTGCGGCTTTTAGGCCGGCTCACCACGGGGCTCGCCTTACCGGTGAGGGTGGAGTCACGTGCAAAACGCACGTGA
- the argH gene encoding argininosuccinate lyase yields the protein MIALTASSLAACGGRASPVARPPRALHVAKDDGARFGRTSTPIDPAFRAMYDFRSHAPPLNDAIFYAQTAIHRAHASMLAEQHILSPREASSILSGLARVDAMAAHDPALRAYMPYERALIRSVGPIAGKLNTGRSRNDMGNAERRIYYRDRVNVLVSELIAFRTVLVDKAAENLDTVMVAHTHRKQAQPITLGHYLMAHAESVGKSIQRYEDLYKRLNLSPLGSAATAGTGFPLNRSRTAELLGFDGLVTNSIEGVAGWDHVAELAAANSIYMSSLARLASEIQNWQTDEFNDVELDDGFAGTSSIMPQKKNPDSLEYIKLASAETMGVEVSILASLNAIEYQHSDDRAPIEPRALEAVLASTRCMAGIIRTLHANKEIMRKAATEGFATMTELADTMVRKTGIPFREAHEIVARTVTRAAKDGIKANEITLARVQSAAHEELGHDIALSEADVREALDPMVVVERRATEGGPAPSSVKAMIETTRDDIAREQLRLRERTGRIEKARAMLDRAVRSWTE from the coding sequence GTGATCGCGCTGACGGCTTCGTCGCTCGCGGCCTGCGGCGGCCGGGCGAGCCCGGTGGCACGGCCTCCGCGCGCCCTCCACGTGGCGAAGGATGACGGTGCTCGCTTCGGCCGTACGAGCACGCCGATCGACCCTGCGTTTCGAGCCATGTACGATTTTCGCAGCCACGCGCCCCCCCTGAACGACGCGATCTTCTACGCGCAAACGGCGATTCACCGAGCGCATGCGTCGATGCTGGCGGAGCAGCACATTCTCTCTCCCCGCGAGGCGAGCTCCATCCTGTCCGGGCTTGCCCGAGTCGACGCCATGGCTGCGCACGATCCTGCGTTGCGCGCGTACATGCCTTACGAGAGGGCTCTCATCCGGAGCGTCGGTCCGATCGCGGGCAAACTCAATACGGGGCGCAGTCGCAACGACATGGGAAACGCGGAGAGGCGCATTTATTACCGCGATCGGGTGAATGTGCTGGTCTCCGAGCTCATCGCCTTTCGAACCGTGCTGGTCGACAAAGCGGCCGAGAATCTCGATACCGTCATGGTCGCCCATACGCATCGTAAACAGGCCCAGCCCATCACCCTCGGCCATTACTTGATGGCGCACGCGGAATCGGTGGGCAAGAGCATTCAGCGCTACGAGGACCTGTACAAGCGACTGAATCTGAGCCCGCTCGGGTCGGCCGCCACGGCGGGCACCGGCTTTCCGCTGAACCGCTCGCGGACCGCGGAGCTTTTGGGCTTCGATGGCCTGGTGACCAACTCGATCGAAGGGGTGGCAGGATGGGACCACGTGGCGGAGCTCGCCGCCGCCAATAGCATCTACATGTCGAGTCTCGCGCGGCTCGCCTCGGAAATTCAAAATTGGCAGACCGACGAATTCAACGATGTCGAGCTCGATGACGGGTTTGCGGGCACCAGCAGCATCATGCCGCAGAAAAAGAATCCCGACTCGCTCGAATACATTAAACTTGCAAGCGCGGAGACGATGGGGGTCGAGGTCTCGATTCTGGCCTCGCTCAATGCCATTGAATATCAGCACAGCGACGACAGAGCCCCGATCGAGCCACGGGCCCTCGAAGCGGTTTTGGCTTCGACGCGGTGTATGGCGGGCATCATCCGGACGCTCCACGCCAACAAGGAGATCATGCGCAAGGCGGCGACCGAGGGGTTCGCGACGATGACGGAGCTCGCGGACACCATGGTTCGTAAGACCGGCATCCCCTTTCGCGAAGCGCACGAAATCGTCGCGCGTACCGTCACGAGGGCAGCAAAAGATGGAATCAAGGCGAACGAGATTACGCTCGCGAGGGTGCAATCGGCCGCCCATGAAGAGCTCGGGCACGACATCGCCTTGTCCGAAGCCGACGTCCGGGAAGCGCTCGACCCGATGGTCGTCGTCGAACGCCGCGCCACCGAGGGCGGGCCCGCGCCGAGCTCGGTGAAGGCGATGATCGAGACCACCCGCGACGATATCGCTCGAGAGCAATTGCGCCTGCGTGAGCGCACCGGACGTATCGAGAAAGCACGCGCCATGCTCGATCGCGCCGTTCGCTCGTGGACCGAGTGA
- a CDS encoding LysR family transcriptional regulator yields the protein MLDLVKLTSFVAVVDAGSFTAAGKALGLTKAAVSAHVRHLEDDLGCNLVVRSTRRLAPTEAGERLHAAGSALLLEAERVESQAKQQMGLSGTLRITSTNEYASTVLTPALASFLRAHPRLRLELHGGPSLADVVAERFDLAVRFGRPASSALRATQLSSFRLLPLAIPELVSRFGVPTEPNDLLRYPWVLHRAHLNPTTWRRGDEVRTVTLSARVVSDVIDANRRLALEGVGAILGADWRVQLQEDIAAGRLVRLLPEWSLPAIPIYAVRPPSTHVPPKVRALIQYLKDALA from the coding sequence ATGCTCGATCTGGTCAAGCTCACCTCCTTCGTGGCGGTGGTGGATGCGGGGTCCTTCACCGCGGCCGGCAAGGCGCTGGGCCTCACCAAGGCGGCGGTGAGCGCGCACGTGCGCCACCTGGAGGATGACCTCGGGTGCAACCTGGTGGTGCGGAGCACGCGGCGGCTTGCGCCCACCGAGGCGGGCGAGCGCCTGCACGCCGCGGGCAGCGCGCTCTTGCTGGAGGCCGAGCGGGTCGAGTCGCAGGCCAAACAGCAGATGGGCTTATCGGGCACCCTGCGCATCACCTCGACCAACGAATATGCCTCCACCGTGCTGACGCCCGCGCTGGCGTCGTTCCTCCGAGCGCACCCGCGTCTGCGGCTGGAGCTGCACGGCGGGCCCTCGCTGGCCGACGTCGTGGCCGAGCGCTTCGATCTGGCGGTACGCTTCGGCCGCCCTGCGAGCTCCGCGCTGCGTGCGACCCAATTGAGCTCGTTCCGCCTTTTGCCACTTGCGATTCCCGAGCTGGTGAGTCGATTTGGCGTCCCCACGGAGCCAAATGATTTGCTGCGTTATCCGTGGGTGCTCCACCGCGCGCATTTGAATCCGACCACGTGGCGGCGGGGCGACGAGGTGCGCACGGTAACGCTCTCGGCGCGCGTGGTCAGCGATGTCATCGACGCCAACCGCCGCCTGGCACTGGAAGGGGTGGGCGCCATCCTCGGCGCCGACTGGCGCGTCCAGCTCCAAGAGGACATCGCCGCTGGCCGCTTGGTGCGACTCCTGCCGGAATGGTCGCTCCCCGCGATTCCCATCTATGCCGTGCGGCCGCCATCGACGCATGTGCCGCCCAAGGTGCGCGCATTGATTCAATACTTGAAAGACGCGCTGGCCTGA
- a CDS encoding glucose 1-dehydrogenase, with amino-acid sequence MGKLQGKVAVVTGASKGIGAGIAKALGAEGARVIVGYAGDRAGAERTVRAIEASGGEAHAVQADLSKEAGVKGLFATTREMYGRLDVLVNNAGIYRFSPVEGVTLDDLQQQFAVNVFGPVLAVREALPLFGPEGGSIINVGTGGTSLNPANAVVYIASKAALDAATGVLARELGLRKIRVNSLNPGVVDTEGNNANLGSDFVKSLIANTPLGRVGQPEDISPLAVFLASNDSAWLTGEILVAGGGLR; translated from the coding sequence ATGGGCAAATTGCAAGGGAAGGTCGCAGTAGTCACGGGGGCATCCAAGGGCATTGGCGCGGGCATCGCGAAGGCGCTGGGCGCGGAGGGCGCCCGCGTCATCGTGGGCTACGCCGGCGACCGCGCAGGGGCCGAACGCACGGTGCGGGCCATCGAGGCCTCGGGCGGCGAGGCCCACGCGGTGCAAGCCGATCTCTCCAAGGAGGCCGGTGTGAAGGGCCTCTTCGCGACCACGCGCGAGATGTACGGCCGCCTCGACGTGCTGGTGAACAATGCCGGCATCTATCGCTTTTCGCCGGTCGAAGGGGTGACCCTCGACGATCTCCAGCAGCAGTTCGCCGTCAACGTGTTCGGCCCCGTGCTGGCGGTACGCGAGGCGCTGCCGCTGTTCGGCCCCGAGGGCGGAAGCATCATCAATGTGGGCACCGGCGGCACCTCGCTGAACCCCGCCAACGCCGTGGTCTACATCGCCTCGAAGGCGGCGCTCGACGCCGCCACCGGCGTGCTCGCGCGCGAGCTGGGGCTTCGGAAAATCCGCGTGAACTCGCTGAATCCCGGGGTGGTCGACACCGAAGGCAACAACGCGAACCTGGGCTCCGATTTCGTCAAGAGCTTGATCGCCAACACGCCGCTAGGACGCGTCGGGCAGCCGGAAGACATCAGCCCCCTCGCGGTATTCCTGGCCTCGAACGACTCCGCGTGGCTCACCGGCGAGATTCTGGTGGCGGGTGGCGGCCTTCGGTGA
- a CDS encoding nucleotidyl transferase AbiEii/AbiGii toxin family protein yields MEPHSDLSPLQRDVLKAFFEREREFFLTGGAALTGYHLHHRTTDDLDLFALEMATFERGPYVIKDVARALGAELSVRQDAPGFKRYTLKRHDEVLVVDLVLDQVKQVHAEKPEYAGVRVDPPDEILANKLTALVARSEERDLVDVLFLERAGYRVEDALAKALAKDGGCTGDAGVAPLRARDSRWLDSARENYARRTSRLPQGSRGSAPPGGGSSPQMSV; encoded by the coding sequence TTGGAGCCGCATAGCGATCTTTCCCCTTTGCAGCGCGACGTCCTCAAAGCTTTTTTTGAGCGCGAGCGAGAGTTCTTCCTGACCGGCGGCGCAGCGCTCACGGGCTACCACCTGCACCATCGCACGACCGACGATCTCGATCTCTTCGCGCTCGAGATGGCCACCTTCGAACGCGGCCCATACGTCATCAAGGATGTTGCCCGCGCCTTGGGCGCCGAGCTCAGCGTTCGCCAGGACGCCCCCGGCTTCAAGCGATACACACTGAAGCGGCACGACGAGGTGCTCGTCGTCGACCTCGTTTTGGATCAGGTAAAACAGGTACATGCAGAAAAACCGGAATATGCCGGTGTGCGCGTGGATCCCCCCGATGAAATCCTCGCCAATAAGCTGACGGCCCTCGTGGCTCGAAGCGAGGAGCGCGATCTCGTGGACGTCTTGTTTCTCGAGCGCGCGGGATATCGAGTCGAAGATGCGTTGGCGAAGGCTCTTGCCAAGGACGGTGGCTGCACCGGCGACGCTGGCGTGGCTCCTCTCCGAGCTCGAGATTCCCGATGGCTTGACTCTGCCCGCGAGAATTACGCCCGCAGAACTTCGCGACTTCCTCAAGGATCTCGTGGCTCGGCTCCTCCGGGCGGCGGCTCCTCCCCACAGATGAGCGTGTGA